Proteins from one Mercurialis annua linkage group LG7, ddMerAnnu1.2, whole genome shotgun sequence genomic window:
- the LOC126657380 gene encoding uncharacterized protein LOC126657380, protein MTRLTKKQREKINVASELGDDDWEGHDSLLDDQEKTTAIKLSTEGKPRNGRMGSHVSSRKVVVVTDSDGDESFQTAPQLLEDHLIQLSEYKGKPRGDHALSVIAEALNKEVKVEFAEKNYATLLYICLFCVTNRKGCAKELLLASKAIGLLGMIVEDEDCAHEIYQDFITVFLEDLVSESKKSKILDSLAIVTFFGAKNVEETEKAMQIIWKFLQADCNSGDKLIGQKSVLAAAISAWSFLLSSMEGWKINQNYWKGAIAYLSNLLEDDDDECVYVAAAEALALIFETDSIDKFSSEDSFKQGFKESITEKLRCQAMKATENVGKQEAIKDVLKHFEAGGKSSEAYAEFGGDELVLLTWTQRIQLKFVKSFLGEDGFVRHMKENEMLQSVFEFTPIDDYSRDKVCSPERTEMTLRFFEKIDCSMLSFMSKEKKQLLKRMTLSSNSCLNKARTRLLNKQRMLQLGNDYEE, encoded by the coding sequence ATGACGAGGTTAACCAAAAAGCAACGTGAGAAGATCAATGTTGCTTCTGAACTCGGTGATGATGATTGGGAAGGCCACGACAGTTTGCTTGATGATCAAGAAAAGACGACAGCCATCAAGCTTAGCACTGAAGGGAAGCCAAGAAACGGGCGAATGGGTAGCCATGTCAGTAGTCGAAAAGTTGTTGTCGTAACTGATAGCGATGGTGACGAGAGTTTCCAAACTGCACCTCAATTGCTAGAGGATCATTTGATTCAACTATCTGAGTATAAAGGTAAACCAAGAGGTGATCATGCGTTATCCGTTATTGCTGAGGCGCTAAACAAGGAAGTAAAAGTTGAATTTGCTGAGAAGAATTATGCTACGCTGTTGTACATTTGCCTTTTCTGCGTAACCAACAGGAAAGGTTGTGCAAAAGAATTATTATTGGCATCCAAAGCAATCGGATTGTTGGGGATGATTGTGGAAGACGAAGACTGTGCCCATGAAATTTATCAAGACTTTATTACTGTGTTTTTAGAGGATCTTGTTTCTGAATCCAAGAAGTCCAAGATTTTGGATTCTTTGGCCATTGTCACTTTTTTTGGAGCCAAGAATGTTGAGGAGACAGAAAAAGCTATGCAGATTATATGGAAATTCCTTCAGGCAGACTGTAATTCAGGTGATAAACTAATTGGGCAAAAGTCTGTACTAGCTGCAGCAATTTCTGCTTGGTCCTTTCTTCTTTCCTCAATGGAAGGTTGGAAGATTAATCAAAACTACTGGAAAGGTGCAATTGCGTACCTGTCAAATCTGCTggaggatgatgatgatgaatgTGTCTATGTCGCAGCAGCTGAGGCGTTGGCGCTTATATTTGAGACTGATAGCATTGACAAGTTCTCATCTGAGGATTCATTCAAACAGGGGTTCAAAGAAAGCATAACAGAGAAGCTGAGGTGCCAGGCTATGAAAGCAACTGAAAATGTAGGGAAACAAGAGGCAATAAaggatgttttgaaacattttgagGCCGGAGGTAAATCCTCAGAAGCATATGCGGAATTTGGAGGAGATGAACTGGTATTGTTGACATGGACTCAGAGAATACAGCTGAAGTTTGTCAAGAGTTTTCTCGGAGAAGATGGATTTGTCAGGCacatgaaagaaaatgaaatgcTGCAGTCGGTTTTCGAGTTTACACCCATTGATGATTATTCTAGAGATAAAGTTTGCTCACCGGAGAGAACAGAGATGACCCTTCGCTTCTTCGAAAAGATAGACTGCTCGATGCTATCTTTCATGAGCAAAGAGAAGAAACAGCTCCTCAAGAGAATGACTTTGTCCTCTAACTCTTGCTTGAACAAGGCCAGGACTCGACTACTGAACAAGCAGAGAATGCTACAGTTAGGGAATGACTATGAAGAGTAA